In Halarcobacter mediterraneus, the following proteins share a genomic window:
- the abc-f gene encoding ribosomal protection-like ABC-F family protein, protein MVQVVNLKKAFGPRVLFQDINLKLDTGKRYGLIGANGAGKSTFLKILSGEDDATEGEVQIQNGKKVGTLSQNQFAYEEYTLFDTVLLGNKRLYNAIKEKEELYMSPEFTDEVNNRLAELEIVCVEEDPTYEYDVKITKILEDLGFPASQHTDLMSSLTGGDKFKILLAQVLYPKPDVLFLDEPTNNLDIETIGWLENQLQHHDGTMVVISHDRHFLNAVCTHILDVDYKQIREFTGTYDDWYIASTVLAKQAQADMSKKQKEKEELEKFIARFSANASKAKQATSRQKQLDKLDMGKIEISSRRDPSIIFRQKREVGKELLTVKNISKSYDEQVLNDISFSVEKGDKIALIGPNGIGKTTLCEILVGNVKPDSGEVHWGATIQNGYFPQNATDIIKGDMTLYDWLRSFDRDADINEIRNCLGRMLFNGQEQEKKVESCSGGEKHRMWLSKIMLEQPNFMVLDEPTNHLDLEAIIALGEGLLEYPGSVICVSHDRELLDAYANRIIEIQDDGSIVDFKGTYEEYIESKES, encoded by the coding sequence ATGGTTCAAGTTGTAAATCTTAAAAAAGCATTCGGACCAAGAGTGTTATTTCAAGATATAAATTTAAAATTAGATACAGGGAAGAGATATGGTCTTATTGGTGCTAATGGTGCTGGTAAATCAACTTTTCTTAAAATACTTTCAGGTGAAGATGATGCTACTGAAGGTGAAGTTCAAATTCAAAATGGTAAAAAAGTTGGAACATTAAGTCAAAACCAATTTGCTTATGAAGAGTATACATTATTTGATACAGTTTTATTAGGTAATAAAAGATTATATAATGCAATAAAAGAAAAAGAAGAGTTATATATGAGTCCAGAGTTTACTGATGAAGTAAATAATAGACTTGCCGAGTTAGAAATCGTTTGTGTAGAAGAAGATCCAACTTATGAGTATGATGTAAAAATTACAAAGATTTTGGAAGATTTAGGTTTTCCTGCATCACAACATACTGATTTAATGTCATCATTAACTGGTGGAGATAAATTCAAGATTCTTTTAGCACAAGTTTTATACCCAAAACCAGATGTATTATTCTTAGATGAGCCTACGAATAACTTAGATATTGAAACAATTGGATGGTTAGAAAATCAACTACAACACCATGATGGTACAATGGTTGTTATCTCTCACGATAGACACTTCTTAAATGCAGTATGTACTCATATTTTAGATGTTGACTATAAACAAATAAGAGAATTTACAGGAACATATGATGATTGGTATATTGCCTCAACTGTATTAGCAAAACAAGCTCAAGCAGATATGAGTAAAAAGCAAAAAGAGAAAGAAGAACTTGAAAAATTTATTGCAAGATTCTCAGCAAATGCTTCAAAAGCAAAACAAGCTACTTCTAGACAAAAACAATTAGATAAATTAGATATGGGAAAAATTGAAATCTCAAGTAGAAGAGACCCTTCAATTATTTTTAGACAAAAAAGAGAAGTAGGAAAAGAGTTATTAACTGTAAAAAATATCTCTAAATCATATGATGAGCAAGTATTAAATGATATCTCTTTTTCAGTTGAAAAAGGTGATAAAATAGCACTGATTGGTCCAAATGGTATTGGAAAAACAACTTTATGTGAAATATTAGTTGGAAATGTTAAACCTGATTCAGGAGAAGTTCATTGGGGTGCTACTATTCAAAATGGATACTTTCCTCAAAATGCAACTGATATTATTAAAGGTGATATGACATTATATGATTGGTTAAGAAGTTTTGATAGAGATGCAGATATCAATGAAATTAGAAACTGCCTTGGAAGAATGTTATTTAATGGTCAAGAGCAAGAGAAAAAAGTGGAATCTTGTTCAGGGGGAGAAAAACATAGAATGTGGTTATCTAAAATCATGTTAGAGCAACCAAACTTTATGGTACTAGATGAACCAACAAACCACTTAGACCTTGAAGCAATTATTGCACTTGGAGAAGGACTTTTAGAATATCCAGGGTCTGTAATTTGTGTATCTCATGATAGGGAACTACTTGATGCTTATGCAAATAGAATTATTGAAATTCAAGATGATGGTTCTATCGTAGATTTTAAAGGAACTTACGAAGAATATATCGAATCAAAAGAGTCTTAA
- a CDS encoding acyl-CoA thioesterase: MGKNDKSLTMTMLMTPDKANFTGNTVHGGEILKMLDHVAYACAARYCGTYVVTLSVDMVLFKDPIKIGSLVTFHASVNYTGRTSMEIGIKVISEDFKDHTLKNTNVCYFTMVAVNEDVKPVPVPKLEPITEDEKRRYNDAIKRRERRMSSKHSKHH, encoded by the coding sequence ATGGGTAAAAATGATAAATCACTAACAATGACAATGCTAATGACACCAGACAAAGCAAACTTTACGGGAAATACAGTTCATGGTGGAGAAATATTAAAAATGCTTGACCATGTAGCTTATGCCTGTGCTGCTAGATATTGTGGAACTTATGTAGTTACCTTGTCTGTTGATATGGTTTTATTCAAAGACCCTATTAAAATAGGTTCTTTAGTAACTTTCCATGCTTCTGTAAACTATACAGGTAGAACTTCAATGGAAATTGGAATAAAAGTTATATCAGAAGATTTTAAAGACCATACTTTAAAAAATACAAATGTATGTTACTTTACTATGGTTGCAGTAAATGAAGATGTTAAACCAGTTCCTGTTCCTAAACTAGAACCTATAACGGAAGATGAAAAAAGAAGATATAACGACGCTATAAAAAGAAGAGAAAGAAGGATGTCTTCTAAACATTCAAAACATCACTAA